The nucleotide window CCGGCGCTCCTCGAAGGAGATCTGCCCCGGCGCCGCCTGCGGCGCGGTGGCCGAGAACTGGTCGAACAGGGGGCTGACCTCGTAGTCGGCCAGGTGCTCGCGCCATGCCTGAGCCTCCTGGGCGTCCATGAGGCTGCCGTGCACCAGACTCATGCGGGCCCGGGGTGAGGGGGTCACGACGGCGTCGTTAAGTCCCAGCAGGGCGCCGTCCTCGCTGGGGCGCACGGTGCGGCGCTGCGAGGGCTCATCGAGGGCCCACACCAGGCGGGTGATCAGCTGGGAGGCGAGCGGGTGGCCGGCCAGGAGAGCCTGCCAGTCGGCCAAGGCCCAGTGGCGCTGGGTGCACATGGCCTCGTAGAGCCGGTCGGCCTGCGCGGCCAGGACCGCCCGGGCCTCCTTGCGCGCGGCGCTCAGGGCGCTCTTGGCCCGGGCGACAACCTCGGGGTCCTCCCCCTTGCGGGCGGGAGGCAGGCCCGCCCGGACCCTGCCGTCGGGGCCGGTGAGCACAATGCTCAGGTCGGGTGCCAGGCGGCCGAGGAACTCCCGATCCCCGTAGTCCACATGGAGCATGCCGTCAGCGGAGAAGCCGGCGGTAGGGATGCAGCGGTCGCCCAGCTCCTCGGGGCTCCAGCCGCGCTCCTGGGCCACCTGCTGGATCAGCTCGGTCGCCGTGGCGCGCACGCGCGGCAGGCGGTGGCGCTGGGAGGCGGCGATGATCACCTCCATGGCCTCTGTGCTGCCGTTGGCGCGCAGGCTCATCAGCACCGCCTCGGACTCGGCCCGCCAGGTGGCGGAGGCCCGCAGGCAGGAGCGGGCGACTCGGGCCAGGCCGGGGCCCTGGGCGGCGACGGCGAAGGCCAGCAGGCCCTTGGTGGGCAGGCTCTGGCCCTTGGAGGCCTCCCGGCTCCATGCGGCCCACGCCTCGACCACCGCCAGCCCCAGGCGGGCGGCGTCCTGGGCCATGAGCTGGGAGAGGTAGAGATCGATGAGGCCGCGCCCGTCGGGGGTCTTGAGCTTGTGGGCCAGGAGCACCCACCAGCGCACCACGGAGTCCTCCACCGGCTCGCCATCGGCCCAGCGCACCCGGGGCAGCAGCTCGAATCCCAGCCAGGACAGGGCCACGGGGGTGCGGCGCGGGGCGCTGGCGGCCTGATCGGTCAGGACCTGGGGCGAGAGGAGGTCGGTGATCTCCTCGCCGCTGGCACTCAGAGCGCGCAGGATTCCCGCGCGGGCCTGCCAGTCCTGCTCCTGGGCGTAGGCTCGGCGCAGGGCCTCCGCCGCTCTCGGCTCGGCCATGTCGACCAGCCAGAGTGCGCCCGCCCGGCGCACCGCGGGGCGCTCGGCCTCCAAAGTGGCGGTGGCCAGCTCCAGGGCTTCCGGCCGGCCAGCGAGGAGCTCCTGGGCCAGGAGACGGTTGCGCTCCGAGCGGCCCACGGCGATGTCCGCGAGCACGGGCAGGACCACCGGGGGCACACCCGGTGCGTGGAGCAGGGCGCGCAGCACCGCGGTGGCCCCATAGGAGGTGGTGGCGAGCCTGGCGGTCAGCTCCTCGGCGTGCTCGAGCATCCAGGGCCAGGCGGCCTCAGGCTCGGCCGTGGTCCACGCCCAGGGCGCGACGATCTCATCAATGGTCTCGCGCGCGATCCCGGCTCTGGTCAGGGCCTCCTCCACGGTGCGCGGGTCCACGCCCCAGCCGGCGCGCAGCTTGATGAGGTCCTCCAGGTCACGCCGCGGGCTGGTGCTCACGAGCCGGGCGAGGTGGACCAGGGTCAGGCTGGGCGCGTTGATGGCGACCCACCTGGGGCCGAAAGCGGCCAGGAGCTCATGCGGGCCGGCGCTCGCAGGGCTCCCGGGGTCCTGCGGGCCGTCTGGGCCGCCTGGATGGTCTGGGTCTGGGTCACCCGTACTGGCATGGCCATCGGCGATGGCCACGAGCTCCTCCAGGGAGCGATCGCTGATGCCCTGCGCGCACTGGGCCTGGCGGCGCGCCCAGGGCTCCTCGATGCTGCCGTTGGCGATGAGCCGGTCCAGGGCCTGGCGCAGCTCGCGCGCCGCAGGGGCGGCGCTGGTGTCAGCCACAAGCACCACCGGTGGGATCGCCGGGCCGTCTGCGGGCTGCGCCGAGGCGCCCTGACGATCAGGGTCGTCCTGGTGATCAATGCCGCCCTGGGCTCGGCTGGTGGATCGGGAATGACTGGCGGATCGCTCCATGGCTGTCATGGTCACGCATGGTGCCATGCGTCTCTGGGGTGGGACTGGGGGCGAGCGTGGTGGTTCTCAGCCGGCCAGGGCGCGCAGCCGGTCCAGGATGGCTGTGGCGCGCAGGAGTGCCGCCGCGCCCTGGGCGGCTGCGACCTCCTCCAGCGCGGCTGCCAGCGTCTCCAGGTTGAGGTCCCGTGCCTGGCGCGCCCACCGGCGGAGCGCGAGAGCACTCGGGCCGGCCGGGCCACCGGTACCTGCACCGGTGCCGATGGCGGCCACCACGGCCAGTGCCTGCTGAGCACACTCGAGCAGCGCCGCCAGCGGGTCGGCGACCGGCGGGGGCGGCACGACGGCGGCCTGCGAGCGCAGTCGCTCCAGATGCGCGCCCCACCGCGTGAGCAGGTGTGTGCGGCGCGCGTCATCGCCCCGGCCCAGGGTCATCATGGTTGGGGACACCACTCGCAGGGCGCCCTCGATGCGGGTGAGCACGGCCGTGAGTCGGGAGCCCTCGACGACGACGGCCACTACGGGCAGTTCGCCGGCCTCCAGGGCGGCGACGAGCTCGAGCTCGTCGCCGCCCAGGCGCAGGAGGTGAGGCGCGCCCGCCCGGTCTGTCACGGTCCACAGGAACTGCTGGTGCACCTCATCGAGGTCCATCCGGCCGTACCGGCCGCTACCGTCACTGCCGCCTGGCCCGGTGAGGGCGGTGAGGATGAGTCGCACGGGCGGGGCGCCCGGCCCGAACCCCGCCATCCCGGGGCCCTGGCGGGCCTCCTCCAACGCCGTGCTCAGAGCGGCCAGGTCCACCTCCTCCAAGCGGCCCGCGGGTGCCACGCGGGTGCTCGCCGCCGGCGAGAGCGTGCCGTCGGCCCGCCTGGTGGCGCCGGTCAGGCGGATCGGCCCGGCCAGGAGACCGCGCACCGGCGTCCCCCAGATCAGTGGCAGGTCGGAATCCTGGCGGAAGGCGGGGTCCGCGCCTGCGGCCCGCCCGGTGCTCACCGACTCCAGTCGCTCATGCTCGGTATCCCACAGGCGCATGGTCAGGCCCCGGGAGCCGGACAGGCCCTGCCACCAGGTGGCCGACAGGGCGATGAGCCTGCCGGTTCGCACCGTGCGGGGTCGGGCGGCCCCGACCAGTCCCTGCGGCGCGGGGCCCGGGGTACCGTCCAGGGCCAGGGCCAGCGACCATGCGGCGGCCAGGGCGGACAGGGCGCGGGATTCATCGACGGCGTCGTCGCGCCGGGTCAGAGCGCTCAGGGCGCCGGCCGCGGCGCTCAGCAGCCGGGCCAGGTAGGGCAGCTGCTCGAGGCGGGCGGTGTGGGCCAGGCGGGAGAGCTCCTCGCTGCTGGACCGGCCCACATGGCTCAGGCCGGCGCCGATCAGCGTCTCGGCACTGCGCAGGACCTGGCCGAGCAGCTCGCGCTGGGGTGGCGTCAGCTCCTGCGCCACGGAGGGCCAGGGCCAGGACCGCCCGGCGGTGGCGAAGAGGCGAACGACGGCCTCCAGCGCCAGGGCGGCCCGGGCGGTGCGGGAGTGGCGGCCCGAGACGATCGCTCCGCGGGGCCCGAGCTCGGGGGTGAGGATGACCCGCGGCCCCTGCGGCCAGCTGATGGTCAGGCTCCCGCTCTCCTGGGCCACCCGGGTGGAGGCCGCCAGCTCGCCGGTGGAGCAGGCCGATAGGGCCCTGGCCACTCGTCGCCTGGCAGCGGCGCCCGCAGCGGCCTCGATGTCCTGGATGCTCCAGGCCAGGACCCGCGCCAGGGCTGAGGACTCGGGCGGGGCGGCAGAGTCGGGAGCACCGGTGCTGCCCTCTTGGGCAGGCGATGACGCATGTGGGCCTGCGGCCTGCTGCAGCCACAGACAGGCGGTGATGATGTGCACGCACACCCCGGCCACGGGGCAGGGGCAGCGAGCATCCTGGGGCCCGCTGTCCGGGAGGACGACGCTCATGGGCCCCCGGCCCACCTCGACGGTGATCTCGCCCCGGCCCGTGGCGTCCTGAACCGCGGCACCCCCGCCCGCAGCGCCCTCATCTGCGGCGACCAGGCGCGCACCCGCGGCTGCCAGCTCGCCCCGCGCCCGACGCACCAGGCCCCTGCTGGCCAGGGCGGCCAGCGCCTGGTCGTCAAGGGCCGCATAGACCCGCGTCCAGAGAGGAAGCCGGCTCGCGTCCGCCTCGCTCATGACATCACCTGCGCCAGGTACTCGGCGAAGCGGTCGGGGGTCATGGCGGCCACCGACATCCCCGCCCCGGCCAGGTCCTCGGCGATCTCCCGGTCGAAGCAGGCCCTACCGTGCTCGTTGAGAGCGGCCAGGCCCAGCATGCGGACCCCGCCGCCGGCCAGGGTGTGCACCGTCTCCAGGAGGGCTGACAGCGACCCGCCCTCCCCGAAGTCGCTGACCAGCGCGATGAGCGTGCGCGTGGGCCAGCGCACCTGCTGGGCCGCGAAGGCCATGGCACCGGCGATGTCCGTGCCCCCTCCCAGCTGGCAGGTCATGAGCACCTCGACCGGGTCGCAGGCCATGTCGGTCAGGTCCACCACCGCGGTGTCGAAGGCCAGGAGTCGCAAGCTCAGCCCCGGCAGGCCGGCCAGGATGGAGGCGGTCACCGCGCTGTGGATGAGGGAGTCGGCCATGGAGCCCGACTGGTCCACCAGGATGATGATGTCCCAGGTCAGGTTGCGGCGCTGCTGGCGCGCCACGAAGCGCATGTCCTGGACGATCATCCGGGCGGTGGCCGGGTCCACATGGCCCAGATTGGCGCGGATGGTGCCCCGCCAATCCAGATCACGGGCGCAGGCGTGGGGGCTGCGGCGGTGGTTCTGGCGCGGCGCACTCAGAGCGGTGGTCAGCTGGGGGCGCAGGCGGGCGACGACGTCGCGCACGACCTTGGCGACAAGCGCGCGGATGCCCTCGCTCAGCTGCGGGGGCATGGTGCCCCGGTGGCGCAGGAGGGCCGCGGCCAGGTCGGGGTCGGCCTCGATGCTCTCGACGACGGCGGGGTCGGCGAGCAGGTCGGTCAGCCCGTAGCGGGTCAGGGCGTCGGCCTCCATGCGCTCCAGGGCGGAGGCGGGGAAGAGCTCGCGCGCGGTGGCCAGCCAGGTCACCGTTTGCAGCACGGAGGGGCCCAGGCCACCGGGCCGGGTGCTCTCCTCCTGCCGCGCCGACCCCGGGGCGGGGCACAACTGGTGTCCACGGGACCGGTACTCCCGGTCGTAGAGGTGACCCAGGGTCTCGTCGAGGCCCTGGTCCTGGGTGTGGCGGGCGAGGCGCGGCTCGGCGTAGCGGCCCAGGATCAGGCGCCACCTGCGGGTGGCCACGGCAGCGTCGAGGACGGGCTCGGCCCCCTCATCGGCGCTGCCCGGATCGGCACTGCTGTCGGGCTCGGGGCCGGGCGCTGCCCGGATCGGCCAGTGGGGACGATGGTGGCCGGCGCCCGCCGCCTCCGACGCCCCAGCACTCCCCGCCGCCGTCGTGCCGCCTGACCCCACCCACTGGCTCAGTGCGTCGCGCTCCAGGCCGGCAACCAGGTCGCGCTCCAGGAGCAGGCCGCGGCTGGCGAGTTCGGGGGAAACCATCCGCACGGCGTCGATGTCACTGGTGCGCACCCCCGTCAGCCGCGCCACCTGCGCGGCCAGGCGGTGGGTCTCCCTGGGGCGCAGGGCGGTGAAGGCGCGGCGCAGGTCGGGCAGGACAGTGAGGAAGGCGTCCTGGCTCATGGCCACAATCGCCCGGGTCATGGCCTCCAGGGTGCCGGGGGCGTGCAGGACCAGGTCGGGGCTGGTGCGCACCAGGCCGATGAGGAATCCCGCCGAGCGCTGCGGGTCAGCGCCGGCGCCCAGGTGGGCCGCCACCGCAGCGGCGACCTCCTCCTGGTCGAGCCTGCCGGCCAGGGCCGCGATGCCCGTGCACGAGCCGACCACCATCGGGGGCGCCCACCGGCTGCGGCTCAGCGCCTCGACCTGGCGCGCCACCGCCTCGCGCTCCTGCGGCGCCTGGTCCTGCGCGCCCAGGCGGGTGAGCAGGTCGCGCAGGGCGATGAGGGTCTCCACCGCATCCCGGGCGGTGTCCTCGGCCGTCTCGGGGATGGCGGCCAGGCCGGCCAGGAGGCGGGCGGCAGTGCGCACTCCCTCACCGAGCGCCGAGCGCAGCCAGGGCTCCAGGGCGCCGGTATCCAGGCGGCCCGTTCCTTCAGTGAGGGTGAGGACCCCGTGGAGGGCCCCCACCAGCTCATCGAGTCCGGCGCGGGCCAGCACCGATTCCAACCGCGCGCATAGTGCCGCGGCCTGGCCCCCCATGCCCATGACCACCATCTGGGTCAGCAGTTCGACCAGCTCGGGCACGGTGGGCCCCGCCTGGAGGCGCTCGGCGATCCTGGAGGCGATGAGCGCCTCCAGGCTGGGGGCCGTGCCACTGGCGCGGATGAGGGCCGTCTCCACCTGCGGCGTCCAGGCGTAGGCCCACTCCTCGGTGAGCCGGCCCATCCCGGTGCCGGCCACGATGTCGGCACCACCGACCTGCCGGGCGAAGCCGATGCCGGCGAAGCGCGTGCGGGCCAGGAACTCGCGCCGAGCGCGGTGGGCCGGCCTGCGCGCAGTGTCCAGTACGGTGCGCCGCTCCGCGGAGTCGCTGATCACCAGGCGCAAGGCCCTGGCCCGGGCGCGCACCTCCTCCAGCAGTGGAGGGCTGGTGGTCCCGGTGGGGATGCGCCCCAGCTGCGGATCGGCGAAGACGCGCGCCACGGCCCGGCCCAGCGGCCCGTTCAGGCCGCCCTCGCCCTTGACCAGGCAGCTGCTCAGGGCATCGAGCAGGTCGCTGCGCCCCGGCCAGGCGTGTCCGCGCAGCTCAGCCAGCCCCAGGGCGTGGGCGGCGGCCTCCTGCGCCTGGGCGGTGCCCACCGGCTCACCCGCCTCCCGCAGCGCCTCGATCACCTCCAGGGCCACCCCGGTGGCCAGGGCGCGCGGCCCGGATCGGCCATCCGCCTGACGGACCCGCCAGGCCCGCTGCCACAGGCTCGGGGAGGGCATGCCGGCACCGTATCCGCGCAATGCGTCCAGGCGGGCGTAGTCGTAGCGGATGAGCCAGCACGGGCCGGCCTCCCGCTGGGCGGGCGCCACCCGGCCCGGAACGGCCGCCTCGCCCGGAGCCTCAGCCGGGGCTGCGCCGTCGAGCGCCTCCAGGAGGGCAAGGGCGTGGAAGGCGCCGGTGACCACGACGAGGGGGCCGGGCCCGGCTCCACCACCGCCATCGCCGCCGGTGGCACCGGCCGTGCGAGCAGGGCTGACAGCGCATGCGGGCAGATGCTCGTCCAGGGCCCGCGACATGACGGCCTCGCGCTCCAGGGTTCCATCGCCCTCCAGGTCCTCACGCCGTGCATCGAGGCGCGCGGTGGCCGCCCAGGCCAGGGTCTGGGCGAAGAAGGGACTCCAGGATCGCAGGTCGCCGGTGGAGCGATTCTCGAACAGGTGCTCCCACAGCTCGTCGTGGTCGCGGCAGCCCAGGCGCCGGGCGAGCGCCTCCATGGCGGCGGAGTGGGCCAGATGGTGCTCGGCCTGGAGGGTGCGCGCCGCGGCCCGGCCCGCCCTATCCCCGGCGCCCCCGGCAGCCCCCTCCAGGAGTGCCTGCGCACTGCGGTCGATGAAGGCGGCCCTGGCACCGTGGCGCCCCGCCCAGCGCAGGGCCACCCACTCCGGGGAGAACTCGGCCAGCGGGTAGTAGGCGGCCAGGGCCCCTCCCGCCGGCGCACCGGCCGGGCCCGGCGCCGTCGGGCCCACCGCGGGGCCCGTCGCCGCGCCCAGGGAGAGCACGGCCACCGGCGGGCGGGTCTGCTCATCCTGGAGGGCGGGCAGCAGCGCGGTGTACTCGCTGGGGCCCTCGATGAGGACGGTGGTGGGGCGCACCTCCTCCAGCAGCGATTGGAGCGCCAGGGCACAGGCCGGGGAATGGTGGCGGATGGCCGCCAGGTGCACGCCCCGCTCGCCCCAGGCACTCAGGGAGTCCAGGGCCCGCTGGAGGCGGGCCGGGACCGGGGCCGACGGCGTCGGACTCCTCATCCCCACAGCTCACCCGCCGCCGATAGGAAGCTCTCCCACTCCCGGCTGGTAGAGGCGCGCTCGCGCACCACGGTCTCGAGGTAGAAGCGCATGCGCTCGGCGTCCTCCTCCTGGCCCTTGAGCGCCACACCCACCAGCTGGCGGGCGACGTCGGCGGCGGTGACGGCGCCGTCGCCGAAGTAGGTGGCGCTCATGGAGGCGGCCACACCCACGTTGACGGCCTCCGCGGTGGACATGATGGCCTCGGGCCGCTTGACCGGCGTGCCCGAGGCGGTCACCCCGGTGCGCAGGTCGGCGAAGGTGGTCACCAGGATCTCTAGCACCGCGGGGCTCATCCGCGGTCGATCCTGGCCCAGCTCGGCGTCCAGGGCCCGGGCGATGAGCTCGGCCTCGAAGGCCCTGTCGGTCAGGGGCCGTACGGTCTCGAAGTTGAAGCGGCGCTTAAGAGCGGCGGACATCTCATGAACGCCGCGGTCGCGCAGGTTCGCGGTGGCGATAACGTTGAAGCCCGGGGAGGCGGCCAGGCGGTAGCCGTCACCGAGCTCGGGGACCATGAGCTGCTTGTCGGACAGGATGGAGACCAGGGTGTCCTGGATCTCGGGCGGGCAGCGGGTGATCTCTTCGAAGCGCACGATCCTGCCGGCCTCCATGGCCTGATAGATCGGCGAGGGCACCAGCGCCTGGGGCGTGGGGCCCTGGGCGATGAGCAGCGCGTAGTTCCACGAGTAGCGGATGTGGTCCTCGGTGGTACCCGCCGACCCCTGGACGGTCAGAGTGGAGGCGGCGCTGATGGCGGCAGCCAGGAGCTCGGAGAGCATGGACTTGGCGGTGCCGGGCTCGCCCACGAGCATGAGGCCCTGGCGGCCCAGGAGGGTGACGATGGCACGGTCAACCAGGGGGTCATCGCCGTAGAACTTGCGACTGATCCCCAGCTCACCATCGCCGACGATGAAGGCCCGCACGCTGCGGGGGCTGAGTTGCCATCCGGGTGGGATCGGCGCACCGCGGCGCGCATCGGCCCGGGCCAGGGCGGCGAGCTCGGCCGCCCACTGCTCCTCCGCCGGGGGCCTGATCTGGGCCCGGGTGGCCCCGGTGCGGCGCGCGTCCTCGCCGGCAGGCGCGTCGGGGCCGGCGGAGTCAGCGGGGTCAGCGGGGATGGCAGGGCTGGCGCTGTGATGGCGCGAGTGACGGGCTGCGGAGGGCGTGGGACTCATCTTCGTCCTTTCATCGTCCTTGTCGCGGCGGCGAGGCTGGATGACAGCGAGACTAAGCGAGACTAGCTGTACTTCCCTGTGAGGTTGTGAGCAGTGGGGCGGGGACCTGCCGGGGCCTCGGGCGGGTCTTCGAATGCTCAGCTCCTGCCGTTGCACATCTTCAGACGCTCACCGGCGACTCCCGGCCCAGAGAACCGCAGGATTCCGGGAACCGGGTTGGCCCCGCCTCACTGAAGATGTGCACCCCCGGCCGGGCGGTCTGGCGCGGGCCGCCGTCGTTGCCCCTGCCGCAGTCTGCACAACTGCACAGCCCGGATCAACGGGAGCGGCGCTCCTTGGCGGCGCGCTCGCGCACGCACCGGTTGATGAGGTAGCCGAAGCCGTAGGCCTCGATGCGGGCGATGAGGCCGGGCACGTCGGTGTGCAGCGCCTGGGCCGCGCGCCCCAGATGCCATTCGTGCTGCGCCAGCGCGCTCAGCAGGTGCACCCTGCGGGTCTGCCCCTTGGACAGGCGCATGGTGGACAGGTAGAGCACCTCACCGTCCTCGCGCACCAGGCGCTCACCGATGTGGTTGGCGGCCAACAGGTCCAGGTCGGTGATGAAGCGGTCCAAGACCATCCCCCCGGGCCGGTAGACGGCCTCGGTGCGCAGGCACCTGTCCCGCCAATCCCCCAGGAGAAGGTCCTCGGTGACCTGAGCCCACTGGCGGCGCAGCGCCTCCAGGCCGCGGCGCAGGTCGGCCAGGCCACGGGCCCCGGCCATGTGCGGTCCCGCTTCGATGACCTGGTCGTGGGTGGGCATGCAGGCGTAGGTGACCATGAGCTCGCCGTACATGTCATCCAGGAGGGTGCGGTGAAGGAGCCGGTAGTCCTGGGCACTGGGCACGACGAAGGCGGCCATGAGGGCGTCGGCGGCGTAGATAAGCGAGCCGACCTGCTCGGGGTGGATCTCGAAGGTGCGCAGCGCCGTGTCGTAGCCCGGCACCTGCCATCCGCGCACCATCGACTCCTGGCGGTGCATGAGCCCGTGGCGCTGGAAGTCCTGGGACAGTTCGGGCCAGGCGATCGTGGGCGGGGCGAAGTGCAGCGCCAGCAGGCCCTCCATGGCCAGGTGCTGGGGCAGCAGGCGCAGCCGGCCGGGGCCCTCACGCTGACGCAGGCGGCGGAGACCCTCAATGCCCCAGGAATCCTCGTGGCACGCCCATCCCTTGGCCCGGTCGCGTCGCTGAACCTGAGCGCCCACCGCGGGTCCCCATTGCAGGACCAGGGCGTGGGGCACGAAGGCGAGGTAGGCGGCCCGCCCAGGCAGCTCGGGCAGGTCGACGGCCTTGATCCCAGCGGGCATGGCCGAGCGCGCCAGGCGCACGTCCTGGCAGGGTCGCTCGCGCAGCAGCGGGACGATGCGCAGGGCGCCGCACACCTGGGAGGGCGCGGGCACCAGACCGGTGAGAGTCAGGGGCGGGGCGGGGTGGCGCATGCTCGTCTCCTACAAGCGGATGGTGGCGTCCGGGCCGAGGGCACGGGCGGCCGACGGCGGCCTCCGGTGGGCGGCGATGAACTCGGCCACCCGCCCGGACAGGTAGGCCTCCAGCGCCTCCAGGCTCTGACTGCCGGCCAGGTAGCGGGCCAGGCCCAGGGCGGCGGGCAGGTCCTCGGCACTGCGCAGCCCGATGGCCGGCGCCAGGGGGCTCAGGCTGCGGACCTGAAGGCTGCGGGGGTCGAAGACGGGGTTGAGGTGGATGGCGGCAAGTCCCGGCACGAAGCGCCGCGCCCGCTCCAGCACCGCGTGGAAGGCTCCGGGAGGGTCGTTCTCCACGCCGTCGGAGACCACGATGACGGTGGTGGCGCCCCACTCCAGGGCGTCCAGGAGACGCTCGGCCAGGTTGGTGGTGCCCTGGGGCCGGGGCACGCCGTCGGGAACCGGGTGGGTCCACCAGCCCCGGTAGCAGTCGACCCCGGCGCTCAGGAGCGCATCGACGGCCCAGGCCACGGCCAGCGGCCGCCCGCGCTTGGCCCGCGACCCGCTGGAGGAGTAGGAGTTGTCCAGGACTGCCGCCACGGCGCCGTCGAGGGGCAGCGGGCCGCTGCGCCGCAGGAGGCGGTCAGCGGCGCGCGGCATCCAGCTCAGGTGAGGGGGCGCGAGTTCGGGCAGGCTGAGGAGGTAGATGGCCAGCTCGGTCAGGCTCTGGCGGGCCGGGTTGACCAGCTCCTGACCGCTATGGCGCGCCAGGCGCAGGCGCTCGCGGCTGGTCAGGCGCGCCCGGGCGGCCTCGATGGTCTCGGACGTTCCCATCCCGTGGCGGGCTGCCAGGCCCTGGGCGACGGTGTAGGGCAGCTCCGCCAGAGCGGAGCGGCTGTGGTGCGCGCGCCGGTAGGACTCCAGGATGGGGGTGGAGAAGGGCTGATCGTGGGCTCCGAACAGGAATCGGTCCACCTCCCCGGGGGCGCGCAGGTGGGCGTGGCGCAGGGCTCCGGCGACCTTGCCGCGGTACTTGACCGCCTGAAAGGCCAGGTCGGGGTGCTCGCGGATGTAGTCGCGCACAAGGGCGCGGCTGCGGCGGTTGTTGATGCGCTCGGCGCGCAGGCGCGCGGTGAGCCTCCAGAAGCGCTGGGGAGGAAGGGCCCGCACGGCCGCGCGCAGCAGGGCCCCCTCCTCGGCCCTGAAGTCCTCGGGGCTCTGGCGGCCGGTGGACAGCAGTCCGACGACGATCTCCATCGTGTTGGCATCGTTGACGCCCAGGGCCAGGAGCCGGGCGTACAGGCGGCGGTAGTTGCCGCGCACGTACTCGTGGAGGAAGGCCAGCGCCTCTCGCTGCTCGGCGGCGGTCGAGGCGAACTCGGCCTGGGCTGTGGAGGCCAGGGCGGCGTTGAGGA belongs to Actinomyces capricornis and includes:
- a CDS encoding ATP-binding protein → MSPTPSAARHSRHHSASPAIPADPADSAGPDAPAGEDARRTGATRAQIRPPAEEQWAAELAALARADARRGAPIPPGWQLSPRSVRAFIVGDGELGISRKFYGDDPLVDRAIVTLLGRQGLMLVGEPGTAKSMLSELLAAAISAASTLTVQGSAGTTEDHIRYSWNYALLIAQGPTPQALVPSPIYQAMEAGRIVRFEEITRCPPEIQDTLVSILSDKQLMVPELGDGYRLAASPGFNVIATANLRDRGVHEMSAALKRRFNFETVRPLTDRAFEAELIARALDAELGQDRPRMSPAVLEILVTTFADLRTGVTASGTPVKRPEAIMSTAEAVNVGVAASMSATYFGDGAVTAADVARQLVGVALKGQEEDAERMRFYLETVVRERASTSREWESFLSAAGELWG
- a CDS encoding ARPP-2 domain-containing protein, whose amino-acid sequence is MRHPAPPLTLTGLVPAPSQVCGALRIVPLLRERPCQDVRLARSAMPAGIKAVDLPELPGRAAYLAFVPHALVLQWGPAVGAQVQRRDRAKGWACHEDSWGIEGLRRLRQREGPGRLRLLPQHLAMEGLLALHFAPPTIAWPELSQDFQRHGLMHRQESMVRGWQVPGYDTALRTFEIHPEQVGSLIYAADALMAAFVVPSAQDYRLLHRTLLDDMYGELMVTYACMPTHDQVIEAGPHMAGARGLADLRRGLEALRRQWAQVTEDLLLGDWRDRCLRTEAVYRPGGMVLDRFITDLDLLAANHIGERLVREDGEVLYLSTMRLSKGQTRRVHLLSALAQHEWHLGRAAQALHTDVPGLIARIEAYGFGYLINRCVRERAAKERRSR
- a CDS encoding DUF4132 domain-containing protein → MERSASHSRSTSRAQGGIDHQDDPDRQGASAQPADGPAIPPVVLVADTSAAPAARELRQALDRLIANGSIEEPWARRQAQCAQGISDRSLEELVAIADGHASTGDPDPDHPGGPDGPQDPGSPASAGPHELLAAFGPRWVAINAPSLTLVHLARLVSTSPRRDLEDLIKLRAGWGVDPRTVEEALTRAGIARETIDEIVAPWAWTTAEPEAAWPWMLEHAEELTARLATTSYGATAVLRALLHAPGVPPVVLPVLADIAVGRSERNRLLAQELLAGRPEALELATATLEAERPAVRRAGALWLVDMAEPRAAEALRRAYAQEQDWQARAGILRALSASGEEITDLLSPQVLTDQAASAPRRTPVALSWLGFELLPRVRWADGEPVEDSVVRWWVLLAHKLKTPDGRGLIDLYLSQLMAQDAARLGLAVVEAWAAWSREASKGQSLPTKGLLAFAVAAQGPGLARVARSCLRASATWRAESEAVLMSLRANGSTEAMEVIIAASQRHRLPRVRATATELIQQVAQERGWSPEELGDRCIPTAGFSADGMLHVDYGDREFLGRLAPDLSIVLTGPDGRVRAGLPPARKGEDPEVVARAKSALSAARKEARAVLAAQADRLYEAMCTQRHWALADWQALLAGHPLASQLITRLVWALDEPSQRRTVRPSEDGALLGLNDAVVTPSPRARMSLVHGSLMDAQEAQAWREHLADYEVSPLFDQFSATAPQAAPGQISFEERRGRRVSVRELHRELRARGYLKSSHHLAWGEEYQKEFPIADLRVVIRIDGGGGPDQTAVMDDMTIVRGRHDRPVPFGDIPPVLLAEAHADYLACADPASA
- a CDS encoding DUF5682 family protein — translated: MRSPTPSAPVPARLQRALDSLSAWGERGVHLAAIRHHSPACALALQSLLEEVRPTTVLIEGPSEYTALLPALQDEQTRPPVAVLSLGAATGPAVGPTAPGPAGAPAGGALAAYYPLAEFSPEWVALRWAGRHGARAAFIDRSAQALLEGAAGGAGDRAGRAAARTLQAEHHLAHSAAMEALARRLGCRDHDELWEHLFENRSTGDLRSWSPFFAQTLAWAATARLDARREDLEGDGTLEREAVMSRALDEHLPACAVSPARTAGATGGDGGGGAGPGPLVVVTGAFHALALLEALDGAAPAEAPGEAAVPGRVAPAQREAGPCWLIRYDYARLDALRGYGAGMPSPSLWQRAWRVRQADGRSGPRALATGVALEVIEALREAGEPVGTAQAQEAAAHALGLAELRGHAWPGRSDLLDALSSCLVKGEGGLNGPLGRAVARVFADPQLGRIPTGTTSPPLLEEVRARARALRLVISDSAERRTVLDTARRPAHRARREFLARTRFAGIGFARQVGGADIVAGTGMGRLTEEWAYAWTPQVETALIRASGTAPSLEALIASRIAERLQAGPTVPELVELLTQMVVMGMGGQAAALCARLESVLARAGLDELVGALHGVLTLTEGTGRLDTGALEPWLRSALGEGVRTAARLLAGLAAIPETAEDTARDAVETLIALRDLLTRLGAQDQAPQEREAVARQVEALSRSRWAPPMVVGSCTGIAALAGRLDQEEVAAAVAAHLGAGADPQRSAGFLIGLVRTSPDLVLHAPGTLEAMTRAIVAMSQDAFLTVLPDLRRAFTALRPRETHRLAAQVARLTGVRTSDIDAVRMVSPELASRGLLLERDLVAGLERDALSQWVGSGGTTAAGSAGASEAAGAGHHRPHWPIRAAPGPEPDSSADPGSADEGAEPVLDAAVATRRWRLILGRYAEPRLARHTQDQGLDETLGHLYDREYRSRGHQLCPAPGSARQEESTRPGGLGPSVLQTVTWLATARELFPASALERMEADALTRYGLTDLLADPAVVESIEADPDLAAALLRHRGTMPPQLSEGIRALVAKVVRDVVARLRPQLTTALSAPRQNHRRSPHACARDLDWRGTIRANLGHVDPATARMIVQDMRFVARQQRRNLTWDIIILVDQSGSMADSLIHSAVTASILAGLPGLSLRLLAFDTAVVDLTDMACDPVEVLMTCQLGGGTDIAGAMAFAAQQVRWPTRTLIALVSDFGEGGSLSALLETVHTLAGGGVRMLGLAALNEHGRACFDREIAEDLAGAGMSVAAMTPDRFAEYLAQVMS